A single genomic interval of Spinacia oleracea cultivar Varoflay chromosome 6, BTI_SOV_V1, whole genome shotgun sequence harbors:
- the LOC130462900 gene encoding uncharacterized protein translates to MDRPWKQHRYTLKKKNFDPVKTPEQNFANLPDGVSSKSWSDLVTYWFTPKAMEKSELGKNARALQDRSHKSGATSFANRRADLKKKGEFSELAFYKSVYAKDGSFEEGTPSHQFMEEANDEVQENLASSSSSLSRVEIENEVFNRLMYKGEIPKRPLNYGFGVKQSDIFGVEGLLRKEGSSYVNNGAVEVENIKGELSAVKKQNQELAQQNKALSTKFDETTQSFKMIASFLGQVLKEVRKGNVSSDLWCGISNTYAVKQGTFTTLLAFALLKIIDNTVMGISGVLEEGPLCFKGDQSVIEVFSSVSHGELDSCTGHSRLMGSTEAGPLGNVRKGVLLQIFNVLSFDLS, encoded by the exons ATGGACAGACCATGGAAGCAGCATAGATACacattgaagaaaaaaaatttcGATCCAGTGAAAACTCCAGAACAGAACTTTGCCAATCTGCCTGATGGAGTCTCCTCTAAGAGTTGGTCGGATTTGGTTACATATTGGTTTACACCAAAGGCCATG GAAAAATCTGAACTGGGAAAAAATGCTCGAGCATTACAAGACCGTAGTCACAAGAGTGGTGCTACAAGCTTTGCTAATCGAAGAGCTGATTTG AAAAAGAAAGGGGAGTTTAGCGAATTGGCATTTTACAAATCAGTTTATGCCAAAGATGGAAGCTTTGAAGAGGGCACACCCTCTCATCAATTTATG GAGGAAGCAAACGATGAGGTCCAAGAAAACCTTGCGAGTTCCTCTTCTTCCTTGTCTAGGGTTGAAATTGAGAATGAGGTCTTTAATAGGCTTATGTATAAAGGTGAAATACCTAAACGTCCTCTGAATTATGGGTTTGGAGTGAAGCAAAGTGACATCTTTGGAGTGGAAGGTTTGCTAAGGAAAGAAGGGTCAAGCTATGTTAACAATGGTGCCGTGGAAGTGGAGAACATAAAAGGTGAACTATCAGCTGTAAAGAAGCAAAATCAGGAACTTGCACAACAAAATAAAGCTCTAAGCACGAAGTTTGATGAAACAACGCAGTCATTTAAAATGATTGCTTCTTTCTTAGGACAAGTTTTGAAGGAAGTACGCAAAGGAAATGTTTCATCAGATCTTTGGTGCGGAATCAGCAATACATATG CTGTCAAACAAG GTACTTTCACTACTTTGCTAGCATTTGCTTTGTTAAAAATTATTGACAACACTGTAATGGGCATATCTGGAGTTTTGGAGGAAGGACCTTTATGTTTCAAAG GGGATCAGTCGGTTATAGAAGTGTTTTCTTCAGTGTCACACGGGGAACTGGATTCATGCACAGGGCATTCCAGG CTTATGGGAAGCACAGAGGCGGGCCCATTGGGGAATGTTAGGAAAGGAGTACTG CTTCAGATATTTAATGTTCTTAGTTTTGATCTTTCTTAA